The following are from one region of the Cloacibacterium normanense genome:
- a CDS encoding ribonuclease HII encodes MELIKKWSENYVEAGCDEVGRGCLCGPVVAAAVVLDDNFEQNLVNDSKKLNFKTRLELDDYIKNNVKDYAIAELSPAFIDQHNILNASIHAMHNALDKLTIRPELILVDGNKFHPYNYIPHQCIIKGDSKILSIAAASILAKNYRDQLMIRLHEEFPEYGWNKNMGYATKVHIEALKKFGPTKYHRQSFRLNYD; translated from the coding sequence ATGGAATTGATAAAAAAATGGTCTGAAAATTATGTGGAGGCAGGGTGCGATGAAGTAGGAAGAGGGTGTTTATGTGGTCCTGTAGTCGCTGCCGCAGTGGTTTTAGACGATAATTTTGAGCAAAATTTAGTTAATGACTCTAAAAAACTAAATTTTAAAACACGTTTAGAGCTAGATGATTATATTAAAAATAATGTAAAAGATTATGCTATTGCAGAACTTTCTCCTGCGTTTATAGACCAGCATAATATTCTTAACGCAAGCATACATGCTATGCATAATGCTCTTGATAAGCTTACTATAAGACCCGAATTAATTTTAGTGGACGGAAATAAATTTCATCCTTATAATTATATACCTCATCAGTGTATTATAAAAGGAGATTCTAAAATATTATCTATTGCTGCGGCTTCTATTCTTGCAAAAAATTACAGAGACCAACTCATGATTCGGTTACATGAAGAGTTTCCCGAATACGGTTGGAATAAAAACATGGGATACGCCACTAAAGTTCACATAGAAGCTTTGAAGAAATTTGGCCCCACGAAATATCATCGACAATCTTTTAGATTAAACTATGATTAA
- the yidC gene encoding membrane protein insertase YidC encodes MQKNNGLDKNQLISFVIFSAILMAFMFYFQNKQSDEKQVADAKAKTEQKVASKTIANNINATVNAAAIKNVTVKNKELTLEFASLGGQLSSVEINQYKAYNAKTDKHDLPLYLIEKNNSSYGFQFKDKTGKTFNTKDLVFVPSVKDNTVTMTAQVSGATIQYVYQLLDNYTLDFNVKTQGLSSTVTDEKADFHWNYTVRGMEKGRSQEQTHSEFNYAFDNYGSTDYDTNGFEEPEETLNWLAVKQQFFASIIESTNGFTHAKGTQETIEKGEFLKKFNFDGQVKLAGNELNQNFKWYFLPLDLPLLKTFEGKEFDSILPLGWSFIGTLNRIFFVPVYNWLSDWGIAAGWVIFLMTIATKLILSPVMFKQHKLSAMMKVVKPEIEEVTEKFKGQENAMKRQQATMEIYRKAGINQMAGCLPALVQIPIFYALFRFFPNMIDLRGKGFWFANDLTAYDDLIKLPFHIPLIGEHISIFAVACTIVVLIYTIMTSGQMQQPQQEGMPDMRIIMYIFPITFFFFLNTSSSGLSWYYFVSNALNILIILAIKYWILDEKKIHAQIQQNKSKAPKPEGKFQKRMREMMEKAQEQQKMQEEQRKKMNKK; translated from the coding sequence ATGCAAAAGAATAACGGATTAGATAAAAATCAACTGATTAGTTTTGTGATTTTTTCTGCCATTTTGATGGCTTTCATGTTTTATTTTCAAAACAAACAATCAGACGAAAAACAAGTAGCAGATGCTAAAGCAAAAACGGAGCAAAAAGTAGCTTCTAAAACTATTGCTAACAATATTAATGCTACAGTAAATGCAGCTGCAATAAAAAATGTTACGGTAAAAAATAAAGAACTTACTTTAGAATTTGCAAGTTTAGGAGGTCAGCTTTCGTCTGTAGAAATTAATCAATACAAAGCTTATAATGCTAAAACCGATAAGCATGATTTGCCACTTTATTTAATAGAAAAAAATAATTCTAGTTACGGATTTCAGTTTAAAGACAAAACAGGAAAAACTTTTAATACAAAAGATCTAGTTTTTGTGCCTAGCGTAAAGGATAATACTGTTACCATGACTGCTCAAGTTTCTGGTGCAACAATTCAGTACGTGTATCAACTTTTAGATAATTATACTTTAGATTTTAATGTTAAAACTCAAGGTTTATCTTCAACTGTTACAGATGAAAAAGCAGATTTTCACTGGAATTACACAGTAAGAGGAATGGAAAAAGGTCGTTCGCAAGAACAAACCCATTCAGAATTTAATTATGCTTTTGATAATTATGGATCTACCGATTATGATACCAATGGATTTGAAGAGCCAGAAGAAACCCTAAATTGGTTAGCTGTTAAACAGCAGTTTTTTGCTTCTATTATAGAATCTACTAATGGATTTACTCATGCTAAAGGAACTCAAGAAACCATAGAAAAAGGAGAATTTTTGAAAAAGTTCAATTTTGATGGTCAAGTAAAATTGGCAGGAAATGAATTGAATCAAAATTTCAAATGGTATTTCTTACCACTTGATTTACCATTGCTTAAAACTTTTGAAGGAAAAGAATTTGATAGCATTTTACCTTTAGGTTGGAGTTTCATAGGAACTTTAAACAGGATTTTCTTTGTGCCAGTATATAATTGGTTATCTGATTGGGGAATTGCAGCAGGTTGGGTAATTTTCTTAATGACTATTGCCACTAAACTTATCTTGTCTCCAGTAATGTTTAAGCAGCACAAATTGAGTGCGATGATGAAAGTGGTAAAACCAGAAATAGAAGAAGTAACAGAGAAGTTTAAAGGTCAAGAAAACGCAATGAAGCGTCAACAAGCGACCATGGAGATTTACAGAAAAGCTGGAATTAATCAGATGGCGGGCTGTTTACCAGCGCTGGTTCAGATTCCTATTTTCTATGCGCTTTTCCGTTTCTTCCCGAATATGATTGACTTGAGAGGAAAAGGATTTTGGTTTGCTAATGACCTTACTGCTTATGATGATTTAATTAAATTGCCATTTCATATTCCATTAATCGGGGAGCATATCAGTATTTTTGCGGTAGCATGTACCATTGTAGTTTTAATTTATACGATTATGACTTCTGGACAAATGCAACAACCACAGCAAGAAGGAATGCCAGATATGAGAATTATAATGTATATTTTCCCAATTACATTCTTCTTCTTCTTGAACACTTCTTCTTCTGGACTTTCTTGGTATTATTTTGTGTCAAATGCTTTAAATATATTAATTATCCTTGCGATAAAATATTGGATTTTAGATGAAAAGAAAATTCATGCTCAGATTCAACAAAATAAATCTAAAGCGCCAAAACCAGAAGGGAAATTCCAGAAACGTATGCGTGAAATGATGGAAAAAGCTCAAGAGCAACAAAAAATGCAAGAAGAGCAACGCAAAAAAATGAATAAGAAATAA